In one window of Arachis ipaensis cultivar K30076 chromosome B06, Araip1.1, whole genome shotgun sequence DNA:
- the LOC107645636 gene encoding uncharacterized protein LOC107645636, protein MCAGRTAELIGAEQQAAVDKVADLEKSYKVRVAELENSSKEKDDALVTATAKMKESEEEVLRLRDQVRLLQTKIKESDISKGKLTLRIHELEEDGMEMFSSGFNRAVNQIALLAPGFDCDQLDVTKIVIDGKLVVDGTVEEHDENVSPS, encoded by the coding sequence ATGTGTGCTGGTCGCACGGCCGAGCTTATTGGTGCTGAGCAGCAGGCGGCTGTGGATAAGGTTGCCGACTTAGAAAAGTCATACAAGGTTAGGGTTGCTGAACTGGAGAACTCATCCAAAGAAAAAGATGATGCTCTTGTCACTGCTACAGCCAAGATGAAGGAATCTGAAGAGGAGGTACTCCGTTTAAGGGATCAGGTTCGGTTACTACAGACTAAGATTAAGGAGAGTGATATTTCTAAAGGGAAACTGACTTTGAGGATCCATGAGTTGGAGGAAGATGGAATGGAGATGTTTTCTTCAGGCTTTAATCGTGCTGTCAATCAGATTGCATTGTTAGCTCCTGGTTTTGATTGTGACCAACTTGATGTTACTAAAATCGTGATTGATGGTAAGTTGGTGGTGGATGGAACTGTGGAGGAGCATGATGAGAATGTGTCTCCGTCTTGA